A stretch of Vespula vulgaris chromosome 5, iyVesVulg1.1, whole genome shotgun sequence DNA encodes these proteins:
- the LOC127063788 gene encoding uncharacterized protein LOC127063788, translated as MDRKFPVDIARCTLLQRLLLVAVDKRHGYSGDIRDTVASRYSQISTSKRQLSTDRSSTDSIPYEIPSKISEPIKTFPKIPLVAKIRPEDRPMVQTVSKKEKNEGIDEILTKWNVHKKSTKK; from the exons ATGGATAGAAAATTTCCCGTCGATATCGCGAGAT GCACGTTGCTACAAAGGCTGCTGCTCGTTGCGGTGGACAAGAGACACGGATACTCTGGAGATATACGCGATACCGTAGCTTCCCGATATTCTCAAATTTCTACGAGCAAGAGACAGTTATCCACAGACCGTTCATCCACCGATTCGATACCGTACGAGATTCCATCGAAAATTTCTGAACCGATAAAAACATTTCCG aagataccTTTGGTCGCTAAAATTCGACCGGAAGATCGACCAATGGTACAGACAgtttcgaaaaaggaaaagaatgaaggAATCGATGAGATCTTAACAAAATGGAACGTCCATAAAAAGTCCactaagaaataa